Proteins co-encoded in one Flavivirga eckloniae genomic window:
- a CDS encoding T9SS type A sorting domain-containing protein produces the protein MKYKYYRTFILLLFAFYLTVKVKAQNATVRIDINCERFIGDESELDRTKYFNVHDASSDSDATTFRNDYNVTGGRQFWGPYGYAFNASSNTASERRAGVYPGDRPGNNDVRDVKEGWVMTSHPRTAFLDGLDLNAAADWAVEYFKDYESNGNALEFFEVMNEPFVHADDFYSGGWNSSENDRIKLQMAQFYNEVAKRISDSPALANMKVVGYSSAWPSMELNDFGHWEENMKMFMDTAGDNMYGFSTHLYDGINITGQDTKRSGSNSEAILDLIENYSFIKWGAIKPHAITEYGAIEKGYGPDYSEIASSQTMISINHILFNLLDRQDRLANSIPFMVGKATWHITAANNYQPYTPALWIPTNIGDPTPAGWKYSPRIMFYELWKDVKGKRVLIKSDNPDIQTHAFVDGNKMYVALSNLDENEQTVDLQMISDIPNFVDVKTKALKVYVNAMPDLSINTTTTAPSTITLIKDETVVLEYNFSDPVVFDNALRAKNYYTLDYLQAINANTPIIYNFNDVTTGDGYATLRMSIGRKHNVSKQPIVKVNGQNIPMPVNWRGYDQVGRDDFFGMIDIPFPANVLNTNNEVSIEFPDSGGRISSLILTVEKFDTAKNRVSVLSSGNACPDQNNGAITVNPLIQDNYQVHVTGNGVDATYDFSARYSIEDLATGTYDVTVTSTTDASVSLKYTVVIDEPENLSVLTKVDKSKSSVSLNLKGGQLYRINLNGALTITDKSQVTLQLSKGSNNLEVTTNKDCQGQHKQDIFLFDRVTVAPTVVDNQFTIAFPDSDEQIVTYQVISSTGQVVLQKSVNRDTQNLVIGVQGLTAGLYFVNVVAPNVNSQSKIIKK, from the coding sequence ATGAAATACAAATACTATAGAACATTTATCCTACTATTATTTGCCTTTTACTTAACGGTAAAAGTCAAGGCGCAAAACGCAACAGTTCGAATAGATATAAATTGCGAGCGATTTATAGGGGACGAATCCGAATTAGACAGAACCAAGTATTTTAACGTTCATGATGCCAGTAGCGATTCAGACGCCACTACGTTCAGGAATGACTATAATGTAACAGGAGGCAGACAATTTTGGGGGCCTTATGGCTATGCCTTTAACGCATCCAGCAACACCGCGTCAGAAAGAAGAGCCGGTGTATACCCTGGCGACCGTCCTGGAAACAATGATGTAAGAGATGTAAAAGAAGGCTGGGTAATGACGAGTCATCCCCGTACTGCATTTCTAGATGGCTTAGATCTAAATGCCGCAGCAGATTGGGCTGTAGAATACTTTAAGGACTATGAAAGCAACGGTAATGCATTAGAATTTTTTGAAGTTATGAATGAGCCTTTTGTGCATGCAGACGACTTTTATTCAGGCGGCTGGAATTCATCAGAAAATGACCGTATAAAACTTCAAATGGCTCAATTCTATAACGAAGTAGCTAAAAGAATTAGCGATAGCCCTGCACTAGCCAATATGAAAGTTGTGGGATACTCATCAGCGTGGCCATCAATGGAATTAAATGATTTTGGCCATTGGGAAGAAAACATGAAAATGTTTATGGATACTGCTGGAGATAATATGTACGGATTTTCTACCCACCTCTACGATGGTATCAATATAACAGGACAAGACACAAAGCGTTCAGGAAGTAATTCTGAAGCTATTCTGGATTTAATAGAAAACTATAGTTTTATAAAATGGGGAGCCATTAAACCACATGCTATTACAGAATATGGTGCTATAGAAAAAGGGTATGGTCCTGATTACAGCGAAATTGCAAGTTCGCAAACCATGATTTCAATAAATCATATCCTCTTTAACTTATTAGACAGGCAAGACCGTTTAGCCAACTCAATTCCATTTATGGTTGGGAAAGCCACCTGGCATATAACAGCCGCAAATAACTACCAACCCTATACCCCGGCCCTATGGATACCAACAAATATTGGAGATCCTACACCTGCAGGATGGAAATACAGCCCTAGAATAATGTTTTACGAACTATGGAAAGATGTAAAGGGAAAACGTGTTTTAATTAAAAGCGACAATCCGGATATACAAACCCATGCTTTTGTTGATGGTAACAAAATGTATGTGGCACTAAGTAACCTGGATGAAAACGAACAAACGGTTGATTTACAAATGATTTCGGACATTCCTAATTTCGTTGACGTAAAAACCAAAGCATTAAAAGTATATGTTAATGCCATGCCAGACTTATCAATTAACACCACTACAACTGCCCCTTCTACAATCACATTAATAAAAGACGAAACAGTTGTTTTAGAGTATAACTTTAGTGATCCAGTTGTATTTGATAACGCTTTAAGGGCTAAAAACTACTACACACTTGATTACTTGCAGGCCATAAACGCTAACACCCCTATTATTTATAATTTTAATGACGTTACAACTGGAGATGGTTATGCTACCCTAAGAATGAGTATTGGAAGAAAGCACAACGTATCCAAACAACCTATAGTAAAAGTAAACGGACAAAATATTCCTATGCCAGTTAATTGGAGAGGTTACGATCAGGTAGGTCGGGATGATTTCTTTGGCATGATAGATATTCCTTTTCCTGCTAACGTATTAAATACAAATAACGAAGTAAGCATTGAATTCCCAGATTCAGGAGGAAGAATTAGTTCATTAATCTTAACCGTTGAAAAGTTCGATACCGCTAAAAATAGAGTAAGCGTATTGAGCTCCGGAAATGCATGTCCAGATCAAAATAACGGAGCCATAACCGTTAACCCATTGATTCAAGACAATTATCAAGTTCATGTAACCGGAAATGGCGTAGATGCAACATACGATTTTTCAGCACGATATAGCATTGAAGACCTAGCAACAGGAACTTATGATGTAACCGTTACTTCTACAACAGATGCCAGTGTTAGCCTTAAATATACTGTTGTAATTGACGAACCTGAGAATCTATCTGTACTAACGAAGGTAGATAAATCTAAAAGCTCCGTTTCTTTAAATTTAAAAGGCGGACAGCTTTATAGAATTAATCTAAACGGTGCGCTTACTATTACAGACAAAAGCCAGGTAACACTACAGCTGAGCAAAGGTTCCAATAATCTGGAGGTTACCACTAACAAGGACTGCCAGGGACAGCACAAACAGGACATCTTCCTTTTCGATCGTGTTACGGTAGCTCCTACTGTTGTAGATAACCAGTTTACCATCGCCTTCCCTGATAGTGATGAGCAAATCGTTACCTACCAGGTCATCTCTTCTACCGGTCAGGTAGTGCTTCAAAAAAGTGTGAACAGGGATACCCAAAACCTAGTTATTGGTGTGCAAGGCCTTACTGCCGGTCTGTACTTTGTTAATGTGGTAGCCCCTAATGTTAATTCTCAATCTAAAATTATTAAGAAATGA
- a CDS encoding alpha/beta hydrolase, with amino-acid sequence MLKKLFFVCTFSLISFSLLAQETVITLWKTVPNQKETNEQEIVKIGNIKSISNVQVPSFEVFIAPKNISTKKAVLILPGGGYGNLAFDHEGTNFAKWLNTLGISAFVLKYRLPKSKSIIKPHLAPLQDVQRAIKLIRFNAEKWNIHKNKIGVLGFSAGGHLAATLGTHYDYKSYENQDNIDNLSAKPNFMALIYPVISMKDAITHQGSKFNLLGKNPSKEIVHFYSNELQVNNKVPPTFILHTTDDNIVPIENSLFFFQALKKNNVLTEMHIYPKGGHGFAFGKNNPHLKNWIALLDKWLKNQ; translated from the coding sequence ATGTTAAAAAAATTATTTTTTGTTTGCACCTTCTCCCTAATATCATTTAGCCTATTAGCACAAGAAACTGTTATTACACTGTGGAAAACAGTTCCAAATCAAAAAGAAACCAACGAGCAGGAAATTGTAAAAATTGGAAACATAAAAAGTATTTCCAATGTACAAGTACCAAGTTTCGAAGTATTTATAGCTCCAAAAAACATTTCAACAAAAAAAGCTGTTTTAATTTTACCAGGTGGTGGTTATGGCAATTTAGCCTTTGATCACGAAGGCACAAACTTTGCAAAATGGTTAAACACGTTAGGCATTTCAGCATTTGTTTTAAAATATAGGCTACCAAAGTCAAAATCAATAATCAAACCCCATTTAGCGCCATTACAGGATGTACAACGCGCCATAAAACTAATACGCTTTAACGCCGAAAAATGGAACATACATAAAAACAAAATAGGTGTTTTAGGCTTCTCGGCAGGAGGCCATCTAGCCGCTACACTTGGCACCCATTACGACTACAAAAGCTATGAAAACCAGGATAATATTGACAACTTAAGTGCAAAACCAAATTTTATGGCATTGATCTACCCCGTAATTTCAATGAAAGACGCCATAACACATCAAGGCTCTAAGTTTAACTTATTAGGTAAAAATCCTTCTAAGGAAATAGTTCATTTCTATTCAAATGAATTACAAGTAAATAACAAAGTACCCCCTACCTTTATTTTACACACTACCGACGATAATATTGTTCCTATAGAAAATTCACTATTTTTCTTTCAAGCTCTCAAAAAAAACAATGTCTTAACAGAAATGCATATTTACCCTAAAGGCGGTCATGGCTTCGCTTTCGGTAAAAACAATCCCCATTTAAAAAACTGGATAGCACTACTCGACAAATGGTTAAAAAACCAGTAG
- a CDS encoding glycoside hydrolase family 117 protein, producing the protein MQKNTQVEISDEKLDFLGITNKDKLSAASKRALKWPTDLGNEWFFEHNVADLKGDLAYEEGVVRRDPSAMIKHDGKYYVWYSKSTGPSQGFGGDVENDKVFPWDRCDIWYATSTDGWTWKEEGMAVPRGEKGAYDDRSVFTVEIMEHEGMYYLCYQTVKSPYTVRVKNQVGLAWSNSPNGPWTKSKAPILSPAGNGIWKGEEQDRFAVEKKGDFDSHKVHDPCILPYKGKFYLYYKGEQMGEAITFGGRQIRHGVAIADNPKGPYIKSPYNPISNSGHEICVWPYNGGIASLITTDGPEKNTVQWAPDGINFEIKGVVKGAPHAIGLNRTADNEKNPTEILRWGLTHQYKNSDYQYIRRFTTWNKKQHVAKGVKTKK; encoded by the coding sequence ATACAGAAAAACACGCAAGTTGAGATTTCCGATGAAAAATTGGACTTTTTAGGCATCACCAATAAAGACAAATTGAGTGCAGCTTCAAAAAGAGCTTTAAAATGGCCAACAGATTTAGGAAACGAATGGTTTTTCGAACATAATGTAGCAGATTTAAAAGGCGACTTAGCTTATGAAGAAGGCGTAGTAAGAAGAGACCCAAGTGCCATGATTAAACACGATGGAAAATATTATGTTTGGTATAGTAAAAGTACGGGGCCTTCTCAAGGTTTTGGAGGCGATGTAGAAAACGACAAAGTATTCCCTTGGGACAGATGTGATATTTGGTATGCAACCTCAACAGATGGATGGACATGGAAAGAAGAAGGTATGGCCGTACCTCGCGGCGAAAAAGGTGCTTACGATGATCGCTCTGTGTTTACTGTAGAAATTATGGAACACGAAGGCATGTACTATCTATGCTACCAAACAGTAAAATCACCTTATACGGTTAGAGTTAAAAATCAAGTTGGCTTAGCCTGGTCCAATTCTCCTAATGGACCATGGACAAAAAGCAAAGCCCCCATACTAAGTCCGGCAGGTAATGGTATTTGGAAAGGTGAAGAACAAGATAGATTCGCCGTAGAGAAAAAAGGCGATTTCGATAGCCATAAAGTACACGACCCTTGCATATTACCATACAAAGGAAAGTTCTACCTATACTATAAAGGAGAACAAATGGGAGAAGCCATAACCTTTGGCGGGCGTCAAATAAGACATGGTGTTGCTATAGCAGACAACCCCAAAGGTCCCTATATAAAATCGCCATATAACCCAATTAGCAATAGTGGTCATGAAATCTGTGTTTGGCCCTATAATGGTGGTATAGCATCTTTAATAACAACAGACGGTCCTGAGAAAAACACAGTACAGTGGGCGCCAGATGGTATTAATTTCGAAATAAAAGGTGTGGTAAAAGGAGCGCCCCACGCCATTGGTTTAAACAGAACTGCTGATAACGAAAAGAACCCTACCGAAATTTTAAGATGGGGATTAACACATCAATATAAAAATTCAGATTATCAATACATTAGAAGATTTACAACATGGAATAAAAAACAACATGTAGCCAAAGGCGTAAAAACTAAAAAGTAA
- a CDS encoding alpha-L-fucosidase translates to MKFIKQVTFILTISVMLFACKETKKDETAVVVKEEAKYSADWESLKQHKTPEWFLDAKFGIYCHWGPYSVPEFENEWYAHWMYVNKDNPEAKDGKASVFYDHHVKTYGTLDKFGYKDFIPMFKAEKFNAAEWADLFQKAGAKFAGPVSEHADGFAMWDSDLTEWDAKDKGPKRDVMGELSKEIRKRDMKFIATYHRQWLFGWYPTWDETTDASDPKYAGLYGPKLKKGDNQMPRSNHEIENGVEKYYPLADKKFNDEWLARLKEIIEKYDPDLVWFDNKMDVVSEEHRKEFLEHYYNTADKNGKEVVSTYKFKDFKEGTAVLDLERSRMSEKKDFPWLTDDSIDWKSWSHISDPDYKSTNRLVDFLVDVVSKNGAVLLNITPKANGEIPEPVKERLLEMGAWLKVNGEAIYGTRTFEIYGEGDAKVKEGHLSENQNADNTSKDIRFTTKGDILYAIVLDWPEEEELTITSFKEGNELLKTNIASIELLGNEGHLDFKTDAEGLKIKLPKKQVGKHAFSFKITPKK, encoded by the coding sequence ATGAAATTCATCAAACAAGTAACTTTTATCCTCACTATATCTGTTATGCTTTTTGCTTGTAAAGAGACCAAAAAAGACGAAACTGCTGTAGTAGTTAAGGAAGAGGCAAAATACTCTGCCGATTGGGAATCACTAAAACAACATAAAACTCCAGAATGGTTTTTAGATGCTAAATTTGGTATATACTGCCACTGGGGGCCATACTCCGTACCAGAGTTCGAAAACGAATGGTATGCACACTGGATGTATGTAAACAAAGACAATCCAGAAGCTAAAGATGGTAAGGCCAGTGTTTTTTACGACCACCACGTAAAAACATATGGTACACTCGATAAATTTGGTTACAAAGACTTCATTCCAATGTTCAAAGCCGAAAAATTTAACGCTGCAGAATGGGCAGATTTATTTCAAAAGGCTGGAGCTAAATTTGCAGGACCAGTGTCTGAACATGCAGATGGTTTTGCCATGTGGGATAGTGATCTTACAGAATGGGACGCCAAAGATAAAGGTCCTAAACGCGATGTTATGGGAGAACTATCAAAAGAAATCCGTAAACGCGATATGAAATTTATTGCTACCTATCACCGTCAATGGTTATTCGGATGGTACCCAACATGGGATGAAACTACAGATGCTTCAGATCCTAAATATGCTGGTTTATACGGACCTAAGTTAAAAAAAGGAGACAACCAAATGCCACGTAGCAACCATGAAATTGAAAATGGTGTTGAGAAATACTACCCATTGGCAGACAAGAAATTTAATGACGAATGGTTAGCCAGATTAAAAGAAATCATTGAAAAGTACGATCCGGATTTAGTGTGGTTCGACAATAAAATGGATGTTGTTAGCGAAGAGCACAGAAAAGAATTTTTAGAGCACTACTACAACACAGCAGATAAAAACGGAAAAGAAGTCGTATCAACATACAAATTCAAAGACTTTAAAGAAGGAACTGCTGTATTAGATCTTGAGCGTTCAAGAATGAGCGAAAAGAAAGATTTTCCATGGTTAACAGACGATTCTATCGATTGGAAGTCATGGTCACATATTAGCGATCCAGATTATAAATCCACGAACAGATTAGTTGACTTTTTAGTTGATGTAGTTAGTAAAAACGGTGCCGTTTTACTAAACATAACTCCAAAAGCAAATGGTGAAATTCCAGAGCCTGTAAAAGAACGTCTTTTAGAAATGGGAGCTTGGTTAAAAGTAAATGGCGAAGCTATTTACGGTACAAGAACTTTCGAAATATACGGCGAAGGTGATGCTAAGGTAAAAGAAGGTCATTTAAGCGAAAACCAAAATGCAGACAATACTTCTAAAGATATTCGCTTTACAACTAAAGGAGATATTTTATATGCTATAGTTTTAGACTGGCCAGAAGAGGAAGAACTAACCATAACATCGTTTAAAGAAGGCAACGAACTACTTAAAACAAACATTGCTTCCATTGAATTGTTAGGAAACGAAGGGCATTTAGATTTTAAAACAGATGCAGAAGGCTTAAAAATAAAACTACCTAAAAAACAAGTGGGCAAACATGCATTCTCATTTAAGATAACACCTAAAAAATAG
- a CDS encoding acyltransferase family protein, with protein MKPYLHNLSSLRGIAAILVATLHFHFFLGAIILDKESGIINKLYLMVDLFFILSGFIMCYVYEDTFNKGIAKKSYKTFLIARFARIYPLHFLVLTAEVCLFLAYLYVGKFELLSDWNQHIYRLDAIPVQLLFLETVGIFDFATWNMPAWSLSAEWWAYMIFPFAFIAFKKIGYKKWILGLILVIALWFFIEFVLAPMQPFLTYPPNPDKKDLDVNWHWGTLRGIVGFIAGMIVWQVYKFSTFKNIFGKSWMFASLLILSAISMYLSWYDTITVFIFMMLILSSAYGSKFTNKLYAFKILRKLGDWSFSIYIWHMFIINLIAFYFMLDRNEKVNGILRPFNNSLFETRSYYIIFILVVILIGYLSFKYLEAPTRKWIKNKFKS; from the coding sequence ATGAAGCCCTATTTACATAATCTATCCTCTTTAAGAGGCATTGCCGCTATTTTAGTAGCCACATTGCATTTCCATTTCTTTTTGGGAGCCATCATACTAGACAAGGAAAGCGGGATTATTAATAAGCTCTACTTAATGGTTGACCTATTCTTCATTTTAAGTGGTTTTATAATGTGCTATGTATACGAAGACACTTTCAATAAAGGTATTGCAAAAAAAAGCTATAAAACCTTTTTAATTGCGCGATTTGCTAGAATATACCCTTTGCACTTTTTAGTCTTAACGGCAGAGGTATGCTTATTTTTAGCCTATTTATATGTTGGGAAATTCGAATTATTAAGCGATTGGAATCAGCACATATACAGATTAGATGCCATCCCCGTACAATTACTGTTTTTAGAAACCGTAGGTATTTTCGATTTTGCCACATGGAACATGCCCGCATGGAGTTTAAGTGCAGAATGGTGGGCATACATGATCTTTCCGTTTGCCTTTATAGCTTTCAAGAAAATAGGTTACAAAAAATGGATCTTAGGGCTAATCTTAGTTATAGCTCTTTGGTTTTTTATTGAGTTTGTTCTCGCACCTATGCAGCCCTTTTTAACCTATCCCCCTAACCCAGATAAAAAAGATTTAGATGTAAATTGGCACTGGGGAACACTTCGTGGTATTGTTGGGTTTATCGCAGGAATGATTGTTTGGCAAGTTTATAAATTCTCAACCTTCAAAAATATTTTTGGAAAAAGCTGGATGTTTGCCTCCTTACTAATATTAAGCGCTATATCCATGTATCTATCATGGTACGATACCATTACCGTTTTTATATTCATGATGCTTATACTATCATCTGCTTACGGAAGTAAATTCACCAATAAACTCTATGCATTTAAAATTCTAAGGAAATTAGGTGATTGGTCCTTTTCAATTTACATATGGCATATGTTTATAATCAATTTAATTGCGTTTTACTTTATGCTAGATAGAAATGAAAAAGTAAACGGCATATTACGACCATTTAACAACTCCCTATTTGAAACTAGAAGCTATTACATTATTTTTATACTTGTAGTCATTCTTATTGGTTATCTGTCTTTTAAGTACCTTGAAGCCCCAACACGTAAATGGATAAAGAATAAATTTAAATCTTAA
- a CDS encoding 3-keto-disaccharide hydrolase: protein MKKTVTILIYSCFIFISANKIVAQNTTAWYNLLENKLSDWDIFMGAPHSSTKIDGYEKFDDVTKGTPIGLNKDPKKVFTIIEEGGENILKISGEIFAGLVTKKPYKNYHLKWEFKWGDKKWEPRLNKKRNSGVLYHSIGDYTDFWNVWMTSLECEVQQTDCGDFITIGDDNVKAQATAVKKGNKFYFDPNAPLVDFSWGKGFKTGRCYKPGDPEKEHGMWNTMELICFENMAIHVLNGEIVMVVKNAQAKIDNVWTPMTEGKIQIQSEAAEVFYKNILIKPIKKLPKKYKTTAP, encoded by the coding sequence ATGAAAAAAACAGTTACAATATTAATCTACAGTTGTTTCATATTCATTTCAGCAAACAAAATAGTAGCCCAAAACACCACAGCCTGGTATAATTTATTAGAGAATAAGTTATCCGACTGGGATATTTTTATGGGAGCACCTCATAGTTCTACCAAAATTGATGGCTATGAAAAATTTGACGATGTAACTAAAGGGACACCAATAGGTTTGAATAAAGACCCAAAAAAAGTATTCACCATAATTGAAGAAGGTGGAGAGAATATTTTAAAAATATCAGGAGAAATTTTTGCAGGACTTGTAACAAAAAAGCCCTATAAAAATTACCACTTAAAATGGGAATTTAAATGGGGCGATAAAAAATGGGAACCACGACTAAACAAAAAAAGAAATAGCGGTGTGCTGTATCACAGCATTGGCGATTATACAGATTTTTGGAATGTTTGGATGACAAGCCTCGAATGCGAAGTACAACAAACAGATTGTGGCGATTTTATCACCATAGGCGACGATAATGTAAAAGCACAAGCTACTGCAGTAAAAAAAGGCAATAAGTTTTATTTTGATCCCAATGCACCATTAGTAGATTTTAGTTGGGGCAAAGGTTTTAAAACAGGTAGATGTTATAAACCAGGGGATCCGGAAAAAGAACACGGAATGTGGAATACCATGGAACTTATTTGTTTCGAAAACATGGCCATTCACGTATTAAACGGAGAAATAGTCATGGTTGTAAAAAATGCACAAGCGAAAATCGATAATGTTTGGACACCCATGACCGAAGGAAAAATTCAAATTCAATCTGAAGCAGCCGAAGTGTTTTATAAAAACATTCTAATAAAACCTATAAAAAAATTACCAAAAAAATATAAAACAACGGCCCCTTAA
- a CDS encoding ThuA domain-containing protein → MPFFLKQLILIATLGLCFASYNSKAKQNEEANNNNASKALALHEPIKKDKILVFSKTNGWRHQSIPDGIVALKKMASENNWDITTTEDSLFFNEKQLNDFKLIVFLNTSGNILDETGEKAFEKYINQGGGYVGLHAASDTEFNWPFYEQMVGAQFKSHPKQQLATVKVNPECYHPAIGNYKDTFQKFDEWYNFRKPVASHVNVILELDETSYKGEKMGMQHPISWYLHYEGGRVFYTGMGHTKETYQDNDFLEHLKQGMLWAMKKTNVQIPKKGENLLDSKLSKWDVWMGGVHTSVDIDFEKSDDVRTSKPLGLNNDPKNVFSVIQENGEDILYITGEIYGGLTTKNEYSNYHFKTQFKWGEKKWEPRLKDKRDSGILYHAKGPHGAFWNVWMACLEFQVQEGDCGDFIALGDVYGDVPADRKLNANGKPYFVYNPKGKLTPLKWAKGFESGQASKSELHENPNGEWNTLEIYCLGDESIHLVNGKVVNRVKNARYDIGGKTIPVTRGKIQIQSEAAEVYYKNIQIKPISKFPAGLNKK, encoded by the coding sequence ATGCCATTTTTTTTAAAGCAACTAATACTAATAGCAACTTTAGGGCTTTGTTTTGCTTCGTACAACAGTAAAGCAAAACAAAACGAAGAAGCCAATAACAATAATGCTTCTAAAGCCTTAGCTTTACATGAGCCCATAAAAAAAGATAAAATATTAGTATTTTCTAAAACAAATGGTTGGAGACATCAATCCATCCCTGACGGCATAGTTGCTTTAAAAAAAATGGCATCAGAAAACAATTGGGATATCACTACAACTGAGGATTCACTCTTTTTTAACGAAAAGCAACTGAATGATTTTAAGCTAATCGTGTTTTTAAACACTTCAGGTAACATATTGGATGAAACAGGAGAAAAAGCTTTTGAGAAATATATAAACCAAGGAGGTGGCTATGTCGGTCTTCATGCAGCTAGCGATACAGAATTCAATTGGCCTTTTTACGAACAAATGGTAGGCGCCCAGTTTAAATCGCACCCAAAGCAGCAACTAGCTACCGTAAAAGTTAATCCGGAATGTTATCATCCAGCCATTGGAAACTACAAAGACACCTTCCAAAAATTTGACGAATGGTATAATTTCAGAAAACCTGTGGCATCTCACGTTAATGTTATCCTAGAATTAGATGAAACCAGTTATAAAGGTGAAAAAATGGGGATGCAACATCCAATTTCCTGGTATCTGCACTACGAAGGAGGAAGAGTTTTTTATACAGGTATGGGGCATACAAAAGAAACATATCAGGATAACGACTTTCTAGAGCACCTAAAGCAAGGTATGCTTTGGGCCATGAAAAAAACAAATGTCCAGATTCCTAAAAAGGGAGAAAACCTATTAGATTCTAAACTATCCAAATGGGATGTTTGGATGGGAGGCGTTCATACCTCTGTTGATATAGATTTTGAAAAGTCGGATGACGTAAGAACCAGTAAACCATTAGGGCTAAATAACGACCCTAAAAATGTATTTTCCGTTATACAAGAAAATGGCGAGGACATCCTTTACATCACAGGAGAAATATATGGCGGGTTAACAACCAAAAACGAATACAGCAACTATCACTTTAAAACCCAATTTAAATGGGGCGAAAAAAAATGGGAACCACGATTAAAAGACAAAAGAGATAGCGGTATTTTATATCACGCTAAAGGACCTCACGGGGCATTTTGGAACGTATGGATGGCGTGTTTGGAGTTTCAGGTACAAGAAGGCGACTGTGGTGATTTTATAGCTTTAGGAGATGTTTATGGAGATGTTCCTGCCGATAGGAAGCTAAATGCTAACGGAAAACCTTATTTTGTATACAACCCAAAAGGAAAATTAACACCATTAAAATGGGCCAAAGGTTTTGAATCTGGACAAGCAAGTAAATCTGAATTACACGAAAACCCTAACGGAGAATGGAACACACTTGAAATATATTGCTTGGGAGATGAAAGCATTCACTTAGTTAATGGCAAAGTAGTAAACAGAGTTAAAAATGCCCGTTACGATATAGGCGGAAAAACGATTCCGGTAACAAGGGGTAAAATTCAAATTCAATCGGAAGCCGCAGAAGTTTATTATAAGAATATACAAATTAAACCCATCTCTAAATTCCCCGCAGGTTTAAATAAAAAATAA